In the genome of Pseudomonas sp. HS6, one region contains:
- a CDS encoding LexA family transcriptional regulator — MSFSILGPIDVAGRKLPLCLFRVPAGFPSPAADHIEAHISLDEVLNIRAPHVYLVKIAGESMQGAGIFDGDLAVVDRSLEPAHGHIVVALLNNDPLCKRLCIRGKEVILLSENPKYPPRYVLEGDELAIWGVIIGSVRSHV; from the coding sequence ATGAGCTTTTCAATCCTAGGCCCTATTGATGTGGCCGGTCGGAAATTACCTCTTTGTCTTTTTCGGGTGCCGGCTGGGTTTCCTTCGCCTGCAGCAGATCACATCGAAGCCCACATCTCGCTTGACGAAGTGCTCAACATTCGTGCCCCGCATGTTTACTTGGTGAAAATTGCCGGAGAGAGCATGCAAGGGGCAGGGATCTTTGACGGCGATTTGGCGGTAGTGGATCGTTCTCTGGAGCCGGCGCACGGGCATATTGTTGTTGCGTTGCTTAACAATGATCCGCTTTGCAAGCGTCTGTGCATCCGTGGAAAAGAGGTGATCCTCCTGTCCGAAAATCCCAAGTACCCACCGCGTTACGTGCTGGAAGGCGATGAGCTGGCGATCTGGGGCGTGATTATTGGTAGCGTGCGCAGTCATGTCTAG
- a CDS encoding DNA adenine methylase gives MSTPIIPWMGGKRRLADRLIPLFPPHECYVEVFAGGAALYFMKPQPSPVEVLNDINGDLVTLYRVVQNHLEEFVRQFKWALSSRQVFEWQKMTRPETLTDIQRAARFFYLQHHAFAGKVSGQTFGTATTAPAINLLRIEENLSAAWQRLSGTYVENLPWLECAERYDRAHTFHYMDPPYWQTAGYGVDFPFENYERMADFMRRCKGKVMVSINDHPDIRRVFAGFHFETLDIRYTTTNQRQGKAEVSGELVIMNWEPAALGGLF, from the coding sequence ATGTCTACACCCATCATCCCTTGGATGGGCGGCAAACGCCGCCTGGCCGACCGCCTCATTCCGCTTTTTCCGCCACACGAATGCTACGTTGAAGTCTTTGCCGGCGGTGCCGCGCTCTACTTCATGAAGCCCCAGCCATCGCCGGTCGAAGTCCTCAATGACATCAACGGCGACCTGGTCACGCTTTACCGCGTCGTGCAGAACCATCTCGAAGAGTTCGTGCGCCAATTCAAATGGGCGCTCAGTTCGCGGCAGGTATTCGAATGGCAGAAAATGACCCGCCCCGAAACCCTCACGGACATCCAGCGCGCCGCCCGATTCTTCTACCTGCAACACCATGCCTTTGCCGGCAAGGTCTCGGGTCAGACGTTCGGCACGGCGACCACCGCACCGGCCATCAACCTGCTACGCATCGAGGAAAACCTCTCGGCCGCGTGGCAGCGCCTGTCCGGCACCTACGTCGAAAACCTCCCCTGGCTTGAATGCGCAGAGCGCTACGACCGTGCCCACACCTTCCACTACATGGATCCGCCTTACTGGCAAACCGCCGGCTATGGCGTGGACTTTCCGTTCGAAAACTACGAACGGATGGCCGACTTCATGCGTCGCTGCAAAGGCAAAGTGATGGTTAGCATCAACGACCACCCGGACATCCGTCGCGTGTTCGCGGGCTTCCACTTCGAAACATTGGACATTCGCTACACCACGACCAACCAGCGGCAGGGGAAGGCTGAAGTCAGCGGTGAGCTAGTAATCATGAATTGGGAGCCAGCAGCGTTGGGCGGATTGTTCTGA